GGGTTATTATTTTGCGTTCCCACGTAGCAAACGGATTTCCCGTACTACGCGAGTCCAATAGTTCGCTTATTCATACTTTGCTTAAGAGTACGAATCTTTTCTATACCTTTTGGAGTCAAATGCTTACCTTGCGAAACAAGATCTGCTATTTGACAGAAAAGAGTAAAGTTTTTGCGTTTCGATGCAGTTTGTAGTTGGTGCTTTTTAAAGAAAGGAATCAATGTTGATTCTATGTCTTTCCAAGCACTAACGGTATATCGATAACACTGAGTATGGTTTTTTCGTTGTTCTTTTTGAAAATATACGTTGCCACAGTTAAGTGTATTGCGTATTTTCCATAGTATCTCTTCGTCTGTCTCCTGTAATTTGAGATGAAAGTGCATCTGCACTCGCCATCCGCTTTTATACGCTGGAGATTTACTAAGATTTACATAAAAACAACCTTCACCATCAGTGATACCAACAACATATTCTGCTGAAACTATCGGTTTTGTCCTTCCCATGCGACTAATTATATCATTAATTAGATTGACGCATGGTACTACGACTCAGCTGACTTCTCGTGGTTACTTACATAACCGCTTCCTACCACGAGATCTCCCTGGGTCACTCTACCTACCGTTCCGAACATCCAACTACGACTTTTGCGTATACTTCCTCAAAACCCACCAGAGTGAGTCGTATACATCGTTTTGGCTATCATGTATTTCTACATGGAAGGCTGTTCTTTGTTACTCAGACCCTTCAGACGCTTCCTCGCGGAGCGCGTCTTGTCTTTTCACTACGCTCTGTCTATACACGGTTGTATATAGCAGAGGGACTGATTTTAACAGTCTGGCATATTGTAGAGCTGCCAGGCACAGTTATTTGTGAGTACAAGGCTCGAGAACGTATTCACCGTGGCGTAGCTGATCCACGATTACTAGCGATTCCAACTTCATGTGGTCGAGTTGCAGACCACAATCCGAACTGAGGTTACTTTTATAGGATTTGCTGACTCTTACGAGATCGCGCCCCGCTGTAGTAACCATTGTAGCGCGTGTGCAGCCCGGGATGTCAAAGGGACATGCTGACTTGGCGTCATCCTCACCTTCCTCTCCCGTAAGGGAGCAGTCTCGCCTGACACATATAACAGGCAACGAGGGTTGCGTTCGTTACCCCACTTAAGGGAACAATTCAAACCACGAACTGACGACAGCCATGCATCACCTGCCAAACACCCTCGAAGGACGGCCTAGTTTCCTAGGCTTTGCAGTTTGGTTTCAAACCCCGGTAAGGTTCTTCGCTTATCGACGAATTAAGCCACACGCTCCACCGCTTGTGCGAGCCCCCGTCTATTCCTTTGAGTTTTAAACTTGCGTTCGTACTACCCAGGCGCCCCGCTTAACGCGTTAGCTTCGTCTCTGAAAGGGTCGATACTTCCAAAAACCAGCGGGGAACGTTTAGGGCGTGGACTACTGGGGTATCTAATCCCATTCGCTACCCACGCTTTCGTGTCTCAGCGTCAGAAATGGCCCAGTGTGCTGCCTTCGCATTTGGTATTCCCCATGATATCAACGGATTTCACCCCTACACCATGAGTTCTACACACCTCTGCCACCCTCTAGCTTAGCCGTTTCGCACGCGATTCCAGGGTTGAGCCCTGGGCTTTAACGCGCGACTAACTATGCCGCCTACACACCCTTTACGCCCAGTGAATCCGGGTAACGCTCGAGGCTCATGTATTACCGCTCCTGCTGGCACATGATTAGGAGCCTCTTATTCATAGAGTAACGTCAATAAACTTCCTCCTCTATAAAAGATGTTTACGCACCGAAGTGCTTCATCCATCACGCGGCATCGCTCCGTCATACTTTCGTACATTGCGGAAGATTCTCGACTGCAGCCTCCCGTAGGAGTTTGGACCGTGTCTAAGTTCCAATGGTGGGGGTCAGGCTCTCACCTCCCCTAAGCGTCTTAGCCTTGGTAAGCCATTACCTTACCAACAAGCTGATACTACGCAGGCCGCTCCAGAAGCGATAAATCTTTACCCTTGCGGGACTATCAGGTATTATTCCGGATTTCTCCGGGTTATTCCTGACTTCTGGGTACGTTCCTACGTGTTACTACCCCGTTTGCCATGTAAATAAATACATTCGACTTGCATGCCTTATCCATGCCGCCAGCGTTCACCCTGAGCTAGGATCAAACTCTAATTTAAAGACATACTAGGTATGTCTTTCGTAAGTGAACGAAACAAAAGAAAATACATTCTGATCGTGGATAAGACGATCGGATTTCTTAAGTTTCTTGGTTTCTTTTGCGTAAAAAGAATTGTGTTCTGTGCTGCCTCCGCCTCACGTTCAGGGAGGACTCGGCAGCACTTAAAGAAATATACAAGGACGGGTATAAATACCCGTTTTTTGTATTTCTCTTCCCAGCACTCGCTCCTATAGAGAGCACTGGGAAGTGTGATGATTGCTGAATAATCTATAAATAGATCAATCATTAATCTCTGTTACGTGGTGCCCTCGTGGCTCCACGTAAATTTGTCAAAAAACAAACACCGCCTTTAAGACGGTAGCGACCATTATACGGATATACACCTTCAGGTCAAGCCAAATTGAGACTCTATGGTATGCTACCACTATGGAATTTGGATTAATCGTTGCTTTGGCGATTTTCTTTGAGATTTTGACTGTCTTATTTCGTCTTGTCCTCAAATTGCAAAGCAAAGTGGTACAGAAAAAATTTATTCGTATCCACCATGGATACATCGGAATGGCGGTACTCCTCGCCTCTTTTGCAATGCCAGACCTTTTGCTATGGGAAATTGGATGGGCGCTTATTATCTCTGACCTCGTACACCACTACACCGTACTTCCCCTCTTAAAAATTGCAGCTGTTGATTTAGATATGGAGCACTACGGCATTGGTGAAATAGCGCTCCGAAGAAAGTTTGTTGTGGCATTGGCAACCCTTTTGGTTATCGGGATTCTTGCGTCGGCTGCGACATCGGTATGGGTGAGCTTAGTGGCGCTTGCAATGATTATAGTATCTGAAGAGCTTCAAGAGCTTTTGCCTAAATTTAAACTTCCTCAAGAAGTGGTGGAACACTTCTGATTTAAAAAAGCCGACAGCACGATATAAATATATGGACATCCGATGTCCATATATTTTAACTAGGTGGATAAAGTGAGTTTTGTTTTGATTATAAGACTTGACCAAGGTCGAACCTTGGTCACTATTTTTTGTCCAGCTCCATCTTGCTAGCCAAGTAGAATACTACGATTAAGATAATTGTTTGTCCTATCTCTATTGCGGCTTGAGTGCTAGTTAGTACGTATTCTGGGTCGGGGAAAAATATATCAAACAGAAAGCTAACGGAAGCTAAAACGACTAGCATAATAACGGAAAACCGTATTACGGCTTCCAGATTGGTAACAAGATAATACTTTCTCATATTATATATTGAATATCGTGCACCAAAGAAAACAGCAGCAAGAATCACAACGCCAAGAACTATCTCGTACCCTACTACAGCTGGGGCTAATACGTCGATACCCGTAAGCGTTATTAAAAATGGCGATGAGACTACAGCTACTATTGCAAACACGATACTGGCGAGCATAGGTATAACTATTCCAGCAGCTACAACATGTAGCGCTGCCAAGTACCAGATTTTTGCTTCTTTCTTTTCTTTCATAATAAAGATTATAGTGCTCTGTTAACTTTCAATAAGTGTAGCACGACGCGTTTGGTTCGCGCATCGTGAATTCTGTGTTCGGACTAAGACTTGACCAAGGTCGAACCTTGGTCATGAGGCTGCAGAAAGAAAGCCCGTGGCACGTAAACGCGCCACGGGTCTTTTTTATGGGTTTCTCACTGTCACGTGAGAAAGGTAGATGGTCTTTATGTCGATTGACCTGATCGCAGGCTCGCTGTCGTGAACCTTGTTCATAGCGATCCCAAGACGCTGCTTGAGAGACGCGCCGTCTATTCGCCCTGCGTCAAAGAGAGTCCCCACCGAACGAAAAATCAGAGGTGAAAGAATCTCTACCCGAAGAGCTTCTGGGAGTTCACCGACACTATAAAGATCGGTCGCATATCGAGCTGCAATTTGTTGCAACTGCGCCGAATTCGGTTCCCAAACCACAAGTGTCGAAACAGAAATATGCGACTCAACTGGACTGCTTACCGTGTACGTAAGAGCGTACCCTTTCCGAACCTTTTCGGCCGGGTTTAAATCAACCTCAGCGCTACTGAATCGGAAAGGTGTTCGCACAACAATGTCACCTGCTGTGAATACTTCGCCAGTATCACTGATGCGGATATGTCCTGGCGCGACTTCAAATGAAGGCCTTATGAACTGAAGTGCGATAAACAGACTTGTAAACATCACTGCACAGACCAATACAGCCGCATCCTCACTCCCAATGAGTTGCGTCTTTTTTGCAATCATTCGCCCCAGCGGCATGCATGTGAAGTACGTAGGGGCGGCAGCGCAACCGATAAGCAAGACTGTTGTCCAACCTTCCTCACTCGCCCACCCCTCGATAAAAAGGAGGTAGAGGAACGTACCAAGCGAAGCCAAGATTGTCCCGAGCCACATAGTCCAAAAAAAAGCTACACCCGCTTTCTCTCTGACATCTTCTGTCGTTTCCATTGCATTTCTCCAAAAAACAAACGGCACCAATGCCGTTTTTCTGTGTTTGACTATAGGCTACACACGATACTGTGTCAACGAAACACCCCGCGGCGAAGCCGCGGGGTGTTTCTGGATATATTATCTAAACCACCAGAGTGCGGCGCACTCTGGTGGTTTAGTGGTTTACTCCACTAACTCGGTAACCGGAATACTAAGTGGGTGTTACTTCTTTCATTTAAGTAACCGGACTACTTAAGTGAGGGTGGTTATTTGTCTTGCCAGTTTTGTACGGTGACGAGAAGTGGTGTTGCAAGGAAAAGTGATGAGTAGGTACCTGCAAGGACTCCTGCGATAAGCATGAGGGCAAAGTCTTGTGTTACTTCTGAACCAATGAAGAATAGTGCCAGCAACACAACAAGAGTAGTGATTGAGGTGTTAATACTTCGCATGTAGGTCTGGTTCAAAGATTTACCAACAGTGAGTTCGAAATCTTCACGGCGATTTTTCTCTTCGTTTTCACGTAGGTTTTCGCGTACACGATCGAATACTACAATGGTATCGTTTACTGAGTACCCCAGAATAGCCAGAAGTGCCATCACAAAGAGTACATCTACCTCTGCCCCAAAGAAGTACCCGAGAGCAGCAAAGAGCCCCGCAGGTACGATAACGTCGTGTAACAATGCGATAATGGCGATGAAGCCGTACTTCCATGAACTGACTGGCTCACTTACTTTTCGGAACGCAACTGCTATGAACACGATAATTGCGAGGACCACAGCAAGCATGGCAATCCATGCTTTGTTTCGAAGTTCAGTACCAATGGTAGGGCCAATAGAGTTAAAGCGTTCGATTGTTCCTGTCTGCGCAGGCAGGCCTACGCTTTCCCCTGCCTGCGCAGGCAGGCCTACCTGTGTCACAGCGGCGAACACTGCATCTCGTTCAGCTTCCTCAAGTGGACGAACGCGTAGAATGAATTCGTCATCGCCCGCAGCACGCAATGAATATGCACCTAACTCAAGTTCGTTTAGCTGTGCCTCAACAACTGTTTTTGCAGGTCGCTCGGCGTACTTTGTTTCAATAAGCTCTCCGCCTGTAAATTCAATACCGAAGTTCAAGCCGAATACTGCAATAGACCCAATGGCTGCAGCAACGATAACTGCACTCAGTGCAAAAAATATTTTTCTGTATGTAACTATTAACATGATTAATTATTTAAAATACTACTAATATCTGCTTCTTTGAACTGACTTCCCTTCATCGCTTTGGTGTCTGCATCACCCTTTACGTCTTTTGAGACATTACTACGATGCACTTCATCAAACACTGCTGGCATCTTTTCTGCAAGCCCGTAGGCTCCAATGGTGCCAAATACTGTGTAGAGTAGGTCGGCGAGCTCTTTTGCAATATGCGCAACGTCGCCCTCTTTCATCGCTTCTTCTACCTCTTGTAACTCTTCATGCATTATCTTGACGCGGAAGTCAGCCGTCTTATCGTCAAGAACAGTTGGCTCGTTGTGCCACGCTGAATTAATCTTGGTATGGAATTCTTTCAGTTGTGTGAGTTGGGTTTTCATATTGAAATAATGATTTAACGCTAGTGGCTAGTTAATGCTTTTTCTCGTTTCTGTATCAATAGCGGAATTCATCTCTTTATAGTCTTTCCGAGCGGTAACGAATCTCTGTAAGTTTTCTTGAAATTCTTCTATAAAGAACTTGGTAATTTCAATATAATGTAAAACCTCTTTTCTGTGTTCAATATCATCTTCGTCGTCATCAAGCAAACTCGCAAGATACTTTTCTTCAGATTGCAGTTCGCTTCGCATATTTATTAGAGAATCCAAAGTATCTTTAATAGAATCTTTAATCTCTTGAATTCCTTGTAGATTATCTGCTTTAATAGATAACAATTCTTCTATATCAGGACGGTTTTTTGGTGTTTCTTCCATATTACCAAACTGCTATTTTAATCCTGTTCCAAACAGGAACTTTGCGATTCCACGGTATTCGTAATCGCCAAGCGCGAGCAGAAGAGTACGGCTAATGGTGATGGCAGTAAGCATTGAGATGATGACTCCGAGTCCAAATACGAGTGCGAACCCTTCTACCAGTGACGTACCAAACCAGAACAGGATAACTGCGGTAATGATACTTGAAAGGTTACCGTCTCGAATAGAAAGCCACGCTCGTGCAAAACCATCCTTCACCGCGTTGTTTGTCCATTTGCCTTCGAGGAGTTCTTCTTTCATTCGCTCGAAGATGAGCACATTTGCATCTACCGCCAACCCGATGGACAAGATGAATCCGGCAAGCCCTGCTGCGGTGAGTGTAATTGGTATTACCTTAAACAGCGCGAGCATGATGATGATGTAAATTGAAAGAGAAACAACGGCGAATAAACCTGGTAAGCGATACCACAAGAGTAAGAACAGTGCGACTACCGCAAGACCCCACACTGCTGCTTCAATTCCCTTTTCAACTGTCTCCGCTCCTAATGAAGCGCCGATTGTTTGACTTGAAAGAAGCTCAATTGGTAATGGTAGTGCACCGAAGTTTAGGTTGCGCACCAACTCTCGTGCTTCTTCTGGCTGGAAGCCGCCTGAGATAACCGCGCTACCGCCACCGATACGTTCGTTGATGACGGGGTTTGAAATAAGCTGGCCGTCGAGGAAGATGCCGAATACTTCCCCTACGTGGGCGGCGGTAAAATCTTCGAAGATTTTACCGCCTTCGCTTGTGAAGTTTAATACAACGACAGGTTCG
This genomic stretch from Candidatus Kaiserbacteria bacterium harbors:
- a CDS encoding LAGLIDADG family homing endonuclease, which produces MGRTKPIVSAEYVVGITDGEGCFYVNLSKSPAYKSGWRVQMHFHLKLQETDEEILWKIRNTLNCGNVYFQKEQRKNHTQCYRYTVSAWKDIESTLIPFFKKHQLQTASKRKNFTLFCQIADLVSQGKHLTPKGIEKIRTLKQSMNKRTIGLA
- the secF gene encoding protein translocase subunit SecF — protein: MMLIVTYRKIFFALSAVIVAAAIGSIAVFGLNFGIEFTGGELIETKYAERPAKTVVEAQLNELELGAYSLRAAGDDEFILRVRPLEEAERDAVFAAVTQVGLPAQAGESVGLPAQTGTIERFNSIGPTIGTELRNKAWIAMLAVVLAIIVFIAVAFRKVSEPVSSWKYGFIAIIALLHDVIVPAGLFAALGYFFGAEVDVLFVMALLAILGYSVNDTIVVFDRVRENLRENEEKNRREDFELTVGKSLNQTYMRSINTSITTLVVLLALFFIGSEVTQDFALMLIAGVLAGTYSSLFLATPLLVTVQNWQDK
- the secD gene encoding protein translocase subunit SecD, producing MWKNRLITVAILLVGFGVGWFVYSSEIQKNNFQFQLGLDLSGGTHLVYKADTSRLASEDISESMASLRDTIERRVNLFGVAEPIVQTERGGALSGETQDRLIIELPGVTDTQEAIRLIGETPVLEFRLQGAIDTSDLVPNEDGAIELELGDTYGPAILTGAHLDRATLEFGQGHSGGLSNEPVVVLNFTSEGGKIFEDFTAAHVGEVFGIFLDGQLISNPVINERIGGGSAVISGGFQPEEARELVRNLNFGALPLPIELLSSQTIGASLGAETVEKGIEAAVWGLAVVALFLLLWYRLPGLFAVVSLSIYIIIMLALFKVIPITLTAAGLAGFILSIGLAVDANVLIFERMKEELLEGKWTNNAVKDGFARAWLSIRDGNLSSIITAVILFWFGTSLVEGFALVFGLGVIISMLTAITISRTLLLALGDYEYRGIAKFLFGTGLK